acctctgtcccatagtcgcatcttctaatcggagcgtcagtaggccttctttgcacatgtccaaaccaccgtaaccgattttctctcatctttccttcaatttcggctactcctactttaccccggatatcctcattcctaatcttatcctttctcgtgtgcccacacatccaacgaagcatcctcatctccgctacacccattttgtgtacgtgttgatgtttcaccgcccaacattctgtgccatacagcatcgccggccttattgccgtcctataaaattttcccttgagcttcagtggcatacggcggtcacacaacacgccggatgcactcttccacttcatccatccagcttgtattctatggttgagatctccatctaattctccgttcttttgcaagatagatcctaggtaacgaaaacggtcgctctttggtatttcttgatctccgatcctcacccctaactcgttttggcctccatttgcactgaacttgcactccatatattctgtctttgatcggcttaggcgaagacctttagattccaacacttctctccaaaggttaagctttgcatttaccccttcctgagtttcatctatcaacactatatcgtctgcgaaaagcatacaccaaggaatatcatcttgaatatgtcctgttaactcatccattaccaacgcaaaaaggtaagaacttaaggatgagccttgatgtaatcctacagttatgggaaagctttcggtttgtccttcatgagttcttacggcagtctttgctccttcatacatatcctttatagcttggatatatgctactcgtactcctttcttctctaaaatcctccaaagaatgtctcttgggaccctatcatacgctttttccaaatctataaagaccatgtgtaaatcctttttcccatctctatatctttccatcaatcttcgtaagagatagattgcctccatggttgagcgccctggcatgaacccgaattggttgtccgaaacccatgtctcttgcctcaatctatgctcaatgactctctcccagagcttcattgtatgactcattagcttaatacccctatagttcatgcaattttgtacgtcgcccttattcttgtagataggcaccaaagtgctcgttcgccactcatttggcatcttcttcgttttcaaaatcctattgaaaaggtcagtgagccatgttatacctgtctctcccaaaactttccacacttcgattggtatatcgtctgggcctattgcttttctatgcttcatcttcttcaaagctacaaccacttcttccttccggattcgacgataaaaggagtagtttctacactcttctgagttactcaactcccctaaagaagcactcctttcatgtccttcattgaaaagattatgaaaataacctctccatctgtctttaaccgcgttctctgtagcaagaacctttccatcctcatccttgatgcacctcacttggtttaggtcccttgtcttcttttcccttgctctagctagtttatagatatccaactctccttctttggtatctagtcgtttatacatatcgtcgtaagccgctaacttagcttctctgacagctttcttcgcctcttgcttcgcttttctatacctttcaccattttcatcggtcctctccttgtataaggctttacaacattccttcttagccttcacctttgtttgtacctccttattccaccaccaagattccttttggtgtggggcaaagcccttggactctcctaatacctcttttgctacttttcggatacaactagccatggaatcccacatttggctagcttccccctctctatcccacacacattgggtgattaccttctctttgaaaatggcttgtttttcttcttttagattccaccatctagttcttgggcacttccaagtcttgttcttttgtcttactcttttgatatgtacatccatcaccaacaagcgatgttgattagccacgctctctcctggtataactttgcaatccttacaagttatacgatcccctttcctcattagaagaaaatctatttgtgtttttgacgacccactcttgtaggtgatcacatgttcttctctcttcttaaagaaggtgttggctaaaaagagatcatatgccattgcaaaatccaagatagcttccccatcctcgtttctctccccaaaaccatggccaccatgaaaacctccatagttgcctgtctccctgcccacgtgtccatttaaatctcctcctataaataacttctccgtctgagcaattccttgcaccaagtctccaagataaCAGGGATGACCAATTAATATAAAAGGGATGACCAGCAGCCAAAAGTTCTTCTATTCTGCTATATATATAGTAGCTCCTATATGATTATGCAACTACAAGACGTTACCTTTTGTAACATTAACACAGCTATATTTCTTCCTAAATTTTGAGTTGCAAAATTATAGGTTTAAATGGAATTGAATTTCTTTATGTTTACCTGCTGATGTACATCAGTCATTGACAGAGTCAATTGAAGAAATACTTTAGTGGTTGCTAAGACAACAGCACCATTTGCATGCTGAAGTCTATCCTCGAGCAGATTCATGACATCAAATATCTCATTGGGATCTGCGGGTACATATTTAGCTACCAACTCAAGTACCAGACATTGGGCCCATTCACTAAATTCCCTAATCCTGCAAAAGAGAAAATGTACCAAACTCAACTGCTGTTTCTTCGTCATTAGTTAAATTAAATGGAATTGCTGATATTGAATCATTTTGAACAATTAAAAATTGTTCCCAGGTGAGAAAATTGTCATATTACTTGGCTTTCTACTTATGAGCTATGTGGACGATTCATCATTAGATACATTATGTTCACTATACCAACATAATGCAGAACCCATATggaaaagaggagagagagggagagagataaaCTACCGGTTCAAAAGATAGTATATGACTGGCTTGCTAAGCAAAATTTCTCTCTCCCTGGATACTTCTTCAGATGCACTTCCTCCTAAGCTCCAAATCTCTTGTAGGGCAGACAAACAATTTGCAACCACCTGACAATATAAGAATATGAGAATCTCCTAactaaaaaacacaaaagaaacTTCCTGAATCATCTGTAAAGTTCAATATAACATGGTGGAAAAGTATAAATCAGATAAGTGATTATTTGACTATCATATCTAAGGCATTGAACTTTGTTCTTCACCCGATGCTTTATCCTTTTTTTAACAATAAAGAGAAAAAATACATTGataagaaaatatcaaaatcagCAAATCTTAATATATAAAAAGCAGAAAACAGGGAGATAACTGAAATTGCCTTACCTGAGTATCTCGGTCATTAAGCAACAAATGCTTAAGCGTTGTTGGAAAATCTGCATCAACACAAGTTGAGGCCGATATATGATACAACTTCAGAACCCCCATAACTGCTATCATCCTCACATAACTATTATTGTCCTTCAACCCTGCACCTAAAGGCCCAACCAAATACTCTACAAGGTTTGTCACTCGTAGCGAACACAAGCTCCTCAATGCAAGCCCCCGGATCATCGGGTCCTCATCCTTGCAATCTCTTTGAAGAAAATTGATCGTCAAAAGTGCAAGGTCCGGATTGACCTTTGCATAATTCCCGACATAAAGGTAACACATTTTCTTCAAAACTATATCCGATGTGGCTGAGCACATCACCATCTCCCCAAAAACAGACGAGACATCAATGCCAATTGTCATGTAAGAGATAACCTTCTTGAAAAGCTCCCGCTTTGAATCATCAACTCCCGGAGCTCGGCTGCCGGCAAGATTCCGGAGCTGCGATTTCACATCAGCAACTTCGCCTTTTCTGCTCGGAAAGTAAGTTTTGAGTACCGATTCAAAGTAATTGAATTGTTAATGAGAGAGTAAACCATGATACAAATGATTCTGAGCAAATGCTGAAACAATTGGGGAAAGATCTGCCATCTAAGTTCAAACTAAATCTTCCAATATGTCGAAAAACAAGAACTTGAATTTAAATTCAACTGGGCTCCGTTTCTTATCCGATTACAAAACTCTTTCCTCAGTAACTGAATTACTAAATAGACTGATAATTCACACGCGGAAAATCAATGCATGCAGGAAACGAGATTGAGTGATCTCTGAATCGGAATAACAACATGCATGGTTCGAATTGCACTAATCGAAATTTCTTATATTGTTTGCCAATTTTCTATCACAAAATTTTCTCGGGAACCAAACAAGTGATCAGCGTTGGAgactagggtttagagagagggagaatcTGGACTTACCCGGCAGGCTGAGACGGCGAGGAAGATCGATGAGACTGCGCCGGAGGAGCCATGATCAATCGGAAGAGAACTCGGAGATCTAACCGAGAGAGTTGGCCGCTGAATCTCAGAAACCAAGTTGAAAAACTTGAAAGAGAAGCATCCAAGCCTTCCCCTTTGagaatgctgacgtggctggaCCGGGTTGGTTGTCTGTAAATTCTCCCCTCTTCGGTGCTCCACAGTAACAATGGGGCTCGACTGCTCGAGGTCCAGAAAGCAATCAACAATAGTACAAAATAATTAGTTTCAATGGGCTTCGGCCCGGAAAGCCCAGAAATCAACTAAAACGCACCGTTTCTCGTCAGTCCCCCACACCTCCAAGATTTTTCCCTCATACTTCCCACCACCAAAACCAGAACACAGCAGCTGCTCCCATGGCTGCTCCCAAATCATAGCCAAAAAATCAATATACAAAAATCTACAGATATGGTTCTGCTTCACCTTCCAAGAACCCACATATCTCTCTACACCCATTTCTCCCTCTTcgcaaaacccaaaaccccaaccTTCGCCACCGCCACAACTCTCCCCCCAGTCCTCACCTCCGCCCTCTTCTCCGCCCCCAGATCCTCCCTCTCTGCCTCCGAACCCATACCCATTTCCCAAATCCCGGAACCCCAAATCGAAACCCCCCAGGAATTCGAAACCCGCATCGAAATCCCGCTCGAGAAGCTCTTCGTGCCGCCTGAAACTGAGGTTTCGCATACCGACGCCGGTGCTCTGAGCACCCGAATCTTGAAAGGGTCCAATATTCTGCTCAGCAAGTACGCCAGGAACGCTCAGGTGGACCAGGCCGAGTTCGTGAAGAGCAGTGTGAGGACTGAGGACTGCCCCTCTGATGGTCTCCCGGAGTTTGCTCTCGTGGGGCGGTCCAATGTCGGCAAGTCCTCGCTGCTCAACTCGCTTGTGCGGCGGAAGCGGCTCGCGTTGACGTCCAAGAAACCTGGTCAGTAAttggtactgtaaattccatcAGTCAACTTTCATTGCTTGGTATTGTCAGACTGACTTATTGGCTTTTGGGGAAGAAACTCAACAAAAGTTAGTATTGATTTGGTGGTTTGATGAAGGTTTTTCCATAAATTCAACATTTTAAGGATAATCTGTAGCTTTGTTTTAGTATGTAGAGTTTGAGGCACCCTGATGAATGACATGGTGGCATTTTCGTCTCTAGACTGACCATGCATTCTGGCATCTTAATTCGAACTCGTTCATTTTTTCCTGCAGGGAAAACACAATGTATCAATCATTTTCGGATCAATGATAGCTGGTTCCTGGTGGATTTGCCCGGCTACGGGTATGGTTGAAAGATATGTATATTTGATTTCTACGGTTTTTTTGTTCATATAGAAGGTGTGAAGATACTAATCTGAAATTTTGAATGGTTGCCGTGATGAAAAGTTTTTTAAGTTTCCGAGAGCTTAGAGGGAGCGCATTACTTATTGGCTTTAGTTTCTTTACAGTTTGCATTTGCCAGGATTCTGAGTCCTGCTAAATATGTGCAAGAGACTGCCGATTTCGCCCTCGTTATGCAAGTTTTAAACTGATAGTCTTATATTACCTCTGTGCGTTGTGTAACCTGACAGGTACGCAGCTGCACCACAGGAACTTAGAACTGATTGGGTGAAGTTTACTAAAGACTACTTCCTCAATAGGTCGACATTAGTTTCGGTTTTCCTTCTCATTGATGCCAGCATTCCGGTCAAAAAAATTGATCTGGAATACGCTAGTTGGCTGGGCCAGAATCAGGTAATACCCTTTCTTTGCATTTATGCCAAGAGTATTGGAAGATATGGTGAACATGATGTCTCAAATCGAATAATGTTAGCTTTCCAGGGGAATTTATGGGTACTAGAGGTTTTGACAAACACTTTATTAGCGATTGCACTTTTGTATTTTCTCCTCTGAATGATGAACCACCCACGGTTGCTTACTTACGAGTTtgtgttctaaacataattagcggaaaacaaaatggaaactttCTTGAACGTGCTTCCCTTTGTAACGAATACCTGTTTTAAAAGTGAATGATGCGCAGAGGTAACTAACTATCTGCCCATTCAGATTCCTATGACTATGATATTCACCAAATGTGACAAGCGGAAAAAGAAGAGGCATGGAGGGAAGAAAGCTGAAGAGAATGTGCAGGATTTTCAGGAGTTAATAAGCAGCTTCTTCAAGACAGTGCCTCCGTGGATTATGACGAGCAGCCTGACCAATCAGGGTCGTGATGAAATGTTACTGCATATGGCTCAGCTGCGGAACTACTGGCTGAAGCACTAGGAAAACCAAAAACCTGATCACGTCTTCCGAATCTCAGGTAGGTATGCTGTCTAATTGTTCAAGATACATCCAAGTACAAGAAGCTGAGATGAAATTCCAATGTCACACTAAGTATTTTTATCCCCAAAGGCTCTTTAATTTGCATCTGAATATGATGTTAAACATGAGAGCCATACATTGAGGAAAAGGAGAGCCAATGTGCATGTGGCTAAAAGCTAATAGCTCAATTTTGTCCCTCGTGTTACTGTTTCAATCTAGTGTAAATCTGTTTAAATCTTTATTTAAAGTTCAGGGAATCATAATCTTTACATTTCAACTTTGTGCTCCTTTGTTCTTCCTTGTTGTGCCAAGTTGTTCAGGATtgtaaattttcaattttggtcCGAGTTCGAACCCAAGACCTAGGGTGCAAGAGCTTGAACCCAAAACCTCAGGGGCAGGGGTTGGAACCCAAAACCTTGGATGCAAGACTTGGAACTCAAGAGCTAGGGTGCATGAGTTCGAACTCAAGACATCAGGTGTAAGAGTTTGAAGAGAAGCCCTCGGGTGAAAGCATGAACCTAACTTCAGATGCAAAGTGGTCATAATCACTAACCTACAAGCACATTATCATCCAAGTTATGGGTGCAATCTAGTAATTCCGATTCATCATCAAAATAGAAGCAACTTCGATCTTAAGAAGTTACAATGAAGCTAAAGACATGCTAGAAAACTCGACGATCAACCCAACaagcaaaataaagggtaaacaTAATTGTAATTGAGAGTAATTTTCATTTATATCAAAATGCAGCTGCAAATGGAGACAGTCTAAACCATAACCAACTCCTCTAATAACATAATAAGCAATTAACATCCGTTAAACAATGATCCAAAACTTGTTCAAGTGAAAATTCAAAACTATCAAgacaagcaaaacaaaaacgaAATCGAAAACAAAACAGAGTTTGAGTTCAGTGGGCTTTGAAAACTTATGaggaagcagcagcagcacccTTTCTCCTCGGAGCAGCTTGAGTACCTTCCAGGAAGCCGCTCTTGAACCTCCTCGGCACATTCCTCAGGTACCTCATCCGCCCGGTTCCCGTCGTCTTTCGGCGCAGCGCCTTCTCACTCCAGTTGTCTGAAACCAAACCCACACAGTTCAtcaaaatccgaaaattacataattaattcagaaaaaaaaaaaaaaaaccaacagtACAAGGAAAAGAGAAGTGGTTACATTTCCTGAGGCGGGCAGCAGGGTAGGCGCAGGCGGAGCAGCGGCTCTTCTGAAGGTGAAAACTGCGGCGGCCGCACCGCACACAGAGTGTGTGCGTCTTGTTCCTCCTCTTTCCGAAACTTCCTGTTCCCTTGCCCTAATTCATATTCCCAAATTCAAACCATTTGAATCATATATCTAAGTTAAATTGCTATCAAAGCTAAAAAGAAtgagagatcgagagagagtACCATTTCGTTGGCTGCAGAGAGAAACCCTAGATTTCAGAGGAGCTGCGGGAAATTTCTCGCGGACGAAGATTCAGTGACTTATATAGTCGTCGTGATCGACCAGATTAGGGTTTCACTTCGAATGTTGGGCCTCAAATGGACTGGAAATGGAGGCCCAATAATAATCACAGGCTTGCCATTCAAATGAGCCAGTTAGTCTGGTCATGTGAGGCCCATTTGGTGATATAATCCAGGTCCTGCCGATGGTTTATGTTAAGTTAACAAAATTGTAAGGACTTAGTATCTGCGGGGATAGCTCAGTTGGGAGAGCGTCAGACTGAAGATCTGAAGGTCAGGTGTTCGATCCACCTTCACCgcaagtttattttttgttgttcaaTCTAGTACATATAATTTTCtgcaaatttattttttggttcatttgaaaagaaaataaaacttttataACCACAGTATGGACTGAGCTTAACAATTCAAAAGTGGTCCCTTGTGAAAAAATATTGTCtatgttttcttaaaaaaaataaaaaatctacaTGATTTGAACTCAATAACAAAAAAGATATTAAGTGCTACTTTTAAGCATGTACACAAGTGATTCAATCTGCTCCGTTCTGAAGTCCTTATCCATGCCTACGTGCTTTGAACCCAATAACAAACGGAGATTAAGTGCCACCTGTAAGTACAAGTGACTCAATCCGCTATGTTCTAAAGTTCTTGTCCGTATCTGACTATATATGGCAACGAGCATCATAATGATAATTAGACTTCTTAATCACACTACTATATATAATTACAATGATGTGGTGTGTATATATATCGTATCAAACACATACATTATACGTGGAagatatatattaattttcataATGTTTCCACGAAAAGCAAACACGAACAATGTTGATAGGGCAATAAGTGGGACACACCAAGACATCGAAACATCAACAATTCAAATACGTTTTTTTCAAAGTAAATTATCGAATTTGTTGAATTGGCACAATCTTTCTCTTATCtgggtttatttttttactatttttggTGACAGACATTCTCAGAGGAATAAGACTAATCATGATTAGAGAGTGAGCCCCAATATGGTCGATTTGGGACTGTCTGATTGGTGAACCATTTCTGTTGACTAATGACTCCCTGCCATTTGATCATGCTACCGACTTTGTGCATGCCAGTCCATCTATAAATTTAGGGTTGGAAATGGTCCATCCCATGCATATCAGTACAAATCAAACCGTTAGGGATAATCAATTTCTTGGACCACAAGAAATTAAGGCATTTTTAAGCCCACTAATTGATGGTCCTCAGTGGTGGCCATGTGAACTGAATCATATATGTGTAGTACGTACGTCCTAAATTGCCCTATCATTGAGCTTGTGGATGATATACATAACTTACAAAGGAccactttgtgtttttaagctaAGTGCATTTGCTTAAAGATGCTTTAATTTGTGTTGTTGATTTGCCTAAGTACGTAATTAGCTTTTTAAGATGGTTCTTGAAACCTAATTGTCTTCTTTCGTTCTTTACCAAATTTCTAATCGTACCCAAAATGTCATagtcttctttctttatttcctTTTTATCTCTTATAAGGTCATTTAAGTTCCATCTTTTGTATTTGGTAATTCAAATTCTGTTACAATTAAATAAGCAGAATGCTGTATTCTTACAGAGAAGAAAGAAACGTTTTTTGTATCAAAAAAGGTTAGAGGGATTTAAACTTGGGACTTCTTCTACCATTGAGAAGTGACACTTTACTAATCTTACAAAGAATAATAAGTTAATAACACTAGTCATGATACACTTTTCACTTCTTAAACTAGAGACGACAATTATACCAATAGCTAGTTGACGAAGTGAAAGTATGCTAAAAGATTGAGTGACCAATAATTAGCTAAAAAAGTTTAGTGAGgaatgtagaaaaaaaaaacttagtgttattaacttattattcataatttcatatagGGTAACTTGATTCGTACGTGTTATCTATTTGGACTtgttttataataaataaatacgtTTTCAATGTGTATATATTGCATATTGCAATGTGTCTATTTTAGCCAAATATTAATGGAAGcaattttgataatttggaAGTGTTCTTAACCCTAGTTAAAATATTCATACAGCAATTGTTGTGTCTGAACTTATCTAAATTAGCATTaggtttatttttgttttatttgtaaTCCGTGGATTAATCATATATAGCATTGAGATACAAAAGCTAGCTCATTACATTAGGTTGGTGGACATGGGCATAGTTTGTGGCCTCAACTAAAGGATCATCATAGACATAAATGAGATGCGGAGAATGAAGTGTCCTTGTTGTGAAGCAGAGCATATATAATTAAGATTCGATTTGTGGTTGCTTCGTCAAGGCAATTCGGTCGGAACAAATCCTTCCATGCATCTTGATCTTGTAATCATCATGAATTGTCAAACTCAACTCATGCATTCTCCCATAACATCGTACCACCATATGTTATTCCCACGCAAATCGCAACGCAATAAAACATGCAAACAGGAACAAAAAACCCCATGAATTTGAGTTTGGCTTTTTGAAGGTACATAATTTCCTTAGGCTATACATGTAGGCAtaacttttttattgtttagTAGCAATATATGAAACTAGCACACGATTATTTTAAGTTAACAGATAATCTAAAACCATTTTACCCTTGAAGTTTATGAATGAGatccaaattaaaaatttattggcTACAATACTTATATGCATTTAATACAATAACCATCTTGACTATCTGATGATAATTGTATAAAATACATATATTCACATGAATTACATCTTAAGGTCCGATGATTATtgtatgaaataaataaataaataaaagtatttaagcTAATCCCCAAGAATGTGTTGGCATGGTTGAAATTATAGTTTTGTCAAATATTTGAATTCACGtattcaaataataaaaaaaaagaattcacaaCTTTGTTTAACAAAATGGTACTAGCTACTAGACCAGTGAACATTATAAACAATAACTAACCCGATAATGCTAGAgatactaaatttgtagacaatattttgtaaattaaatgacatggaagttgatggtTGAATTATCATTTAAGTGTTagttaacgtgtttattttttatttgtgacacattatttaatttacaaatttaatttatctAGTATTATTCTAATCACAATCGTAACTTTTTCTCTCGTGCTCTTTGTTGACAGACATGGACATTAATTTGGAATTTGAACCACCTCCATCCTGCAATTTGAGTTAAGTTTTATAGGTAACTTGAAGTAACTGTAATTAGTTAGATAGATAAAACAGATCAAATTGACAATTTAGCTGGGATTCCTTGACATGAGTCAAAATAGATCAAATATATCTTTCTAGATAATGATGAAATAATTCAGTTACAGTCATGAGAGAATTTAGTCAAGGGCTTAGTCTGGTTATTGGGATCTCGAGTTTTTTGGATCAGATTTATTAACGATTGTCTGTTATTGACATGTGTTATTCATATACGAGGACGATTGATAATAGCATATTCTCCGTTATATGATGAATACGGCCACATATTTTGGGATATGATTTAGACTCTTCAACTCTAATAGTTATGTTGTCGATTCTAATTTTACCCAAGTTCACCGGGATTCTAGTGACCTGAGTTTGTAATGCTTAATTACTGTTTGTATTCATCAATCATAGTATAACTTACCCCTCcccctttttctctttttttttttttttttttttttcaaaagattgaaaatttcattaaatttgaATGGAAACATTTACATAGAGGCCAAAATATTAAACAACCAATCCGACTTAAAACAATCTCATCTATAAAGGTTACATTCCCTTGAAACAGAAGAAGCCACTAAATGCGGAGTATGATGAGATTTTGGTTCACTTTTGATCATTCGAAAAGATGTGGAGTGATTGATAGTTGTTCTTTGTTTGTCTTTCAAATATGAGAAAATGACATATGCATGCCTATTAGTATA
Above is a window of Malus sylvestris chromosome 15, drMalSylv7.2, whole genome shotgun sequence DNA encoding:
- the LOC126601388 gene encoding GTP-binding protein At2g22870-like → MVLLHLPRTHISLYTHFSLFAKPKTPTFATATTLPPVLTSALFSAPRSSLSASEPIPISQIPEPQIETPQEFETRIEIPLEKLFVPPETEVSHTDAGALSTRILKGSNILLSKYARNAQVDQAEFVKSSVRTEDCPSDGLPEFALVGRSNVGKSSLLNSLVRRKRLALTSKKPGKTQCINHFRINDSWFLVDLPGYGYAAAPQELRTDWVKFTKDYFLNRSTLVSVFLLIDASIPVKKIDLEYASWLGQNQIPMTMIFTKCDKRKKKRHGGKKAEENVQDFQELISSFFKTVPPWIMTSSLTNQGRDEMLLHMAQLRNYWLKH
- the LOC126601396 gene encoding 60S ribosomal protein L37-3-like, whose product is MGKGTGSFGKRRNKTHTLCVRCGRRSFHLQKSRCSACAYPAARLRKYNWSEKALRRKTTGTGRMRYLRNVPRRFKSGFLEGTQAAPRRKGAAAASS